AAGCCAATCGCCGAAATGCCGGAAGTGGTCGAGTTGAACATCGGACATTTCCTGATTGGCGAGGCAATCTTTCGCGGCCTGACTGACGCCATGGCTGAAATGCGCGGCCTGATGGATGAGGCGCGGGGATGAAACGTTCGCCGCGCCCGCGTCGGAGGTCTTGATGATCCTTGGCATTGGCACCGATCTTGCAAATATCGAGCGCATCCAGGGAACGCTGGAACGTTTTGGCGACAGATTCCGCAAACGTGTGTTCACCGAGACGGAGCTGGGAAAAGCCGCCCGCCGCCGGGATGAAGCCGGAACTTTGGCCAAGCGCTGGGCGGCGAAAGAAGCGTGTTCCAAAGCTTTGGGCACCGGGCTAGCCATGGGGATCTCGTGGCGCGACATGGCGGTCAGTAACCTGCGCACGGGCCAACCCGTAATGACCGTGACAGGTTGGGCCGCCGACCGGCTTGCCGAGATGACGCCAGACAGGCACGAGGCGATCATTCACGTGACGTTGACCGATGATCACCCATGGGCGCAGGCCTTTGTGGTGATCGAAGCGCGACCGGTGGAAAAGCCGTCAGCTTAACGCGGCAGCGCCTCCTCAAAACTTGACACTTCCCGCGCATCCGCCCATATCGCCACACATCCCCAATGGGCTGGCAACGATCAGTCCGATGAAAGAGGCAGACGTGAACATGGCAGAAAAGAAACAAGATGGCATCTTGGAAACGATCAAAACGATCTTCTGGGCGCTGATCATCGCCGGTGTGTTCCGCACGCTATTCTTCCAGCCGTTCTGGATCCCCACCGGGTCGATGAAAGATACGTTGCTGATCGGTGACTTTCTGTTCGTGAACAAGATGGCTTATGGCTATTCACGCCATTCCTGCCCGTTCTCGTCCTGCCCCATCTCGGGTCGCCTGCTGGGGTCCGAGCCCGAGCGTGGCGATGTCGTGGTGTTCCGCCACCCGTCACTTGGCACCGACTATGTGAAACGCCTGATCGGGCTGCCGGGTGACAAAATTCAGGTCAAAAACGGCATTCTGTTCATCAACGGTGAAGAAGCCAAACAGGTGCCCGACGGCACGTTCGAGGAAATCAAACAGGCGCAGGGACGTTTTGCGACCTTCCCGCAATGTTCCAATAGCCCGGTCGGGCAGGGTGGAATCTGCATCAAAGAAAAAGCCATTGAAACACTGCCCAATGGTGTCTCTCACTCGGTTCTGAACGTTCGCAACACGCGTCTGGACAACACCAATGTGTTCACGGTGCCGGATGGCGAGTATTTCTTCATGGGTGACAACCGCGACAACTCGACAGACAGCCGCGTCAGCCCGAATGCTGGTGGTGTGGGCTTTGTGCCTGCAGAATACCTGCTGGGTCGCGCGGATCGCATCATGTTCTCGGCAGCAGGCAAACGGTTGTTCTTCTTTTGGACGTGGCGCTCTGACCGGTTCTTCAAGGCGATCGAGTGAAGCTGTCCAGCGATCTTCAAGCCTTTCAAGGCCGTATCGGGCATGTGTTTAACGATCCCGAACTGTTGATCCGCGCGCTGACACACGGGTCGTTTTCATCGGCCACACGACCTGACAACCAAAGGCTGGAATTTCTGGGCGACCGGGTGCTTGGCCTTGTGATGTCTGAGAAATTGTTGCGCGACGACCCCGACGCGCCC
This DNA window, taken from Aliiroseovarius sp. F47248L, encodes the following:
- the acpS gene encoding holo-ACP synthase; translation: MILGIGTDLANIERIQGTLERFGDRFRKRVFTETELGKAARRRDEAGTLAKRWAAKEACSKALGTGLAMGISWRDMAVSNLRTGQPVMTVTGWAADRLAEMTPDRHEAIIHVTLTDDHPWAQAFVVIEARPVEKPSA
- the lepB gene encoding signal peptidase I — translated: MAEKKQDGILETIKTIFWALIIAGVFRTLFFQPFWIPTGSMKDTLLIGDFLFVNKMAYGYSRHSCPFSSCPISGRLLGSEPERGDVVVFRHPSLGTDYVKRLIGLPGDKIQVKNGILFINGEEAKQVPDGTFEEIKQAQGRFATFPQCSNSPVGQGGICIKEKAIETLPNGVSHSVLNVRNTRLDNTNVFTVPDGEYFFMGDNRDNSTDSRVSPNAGGVGFVPAEYLLGRADRIMFSAAGKRLFFFWTWRSDRFFKAIE